In Lactuca sativa cultivar Salinas chromosome 5, Lsat_Salinas_v11, whole genome shotgun sequence, the DNA window ttgccacagtctcctgagaacctgaaaacataaaaccacaactgtaagcccgaaagcttagtgagttacccccaaaataccaaccacatatacgccgttccaggccacgaccttccggtccaaaacatattgccttctggcccataacatattgccttccggcccataacatattgccttctggcccataacatattgccttccggcccacaacataaaaagcatacataacataacagaacatagaataaccatgcataccgggtcacactccAGACCAAGCAAccgtgcacataacatataatcatataacggtccacagtcagcaaatcgatcaacagatcacataacatatcattaccctaaccaaaaTACCAGCCTagccgatcactagcataacatcaccctactaCTCAGCCAACATACTaactacgcacatacgcctttccatgccatgaccttccggtccacatcgcaatgccttccggcccacaacacataatgccttccggcccataacgtaatgcctttcggcccatatcccgcaatatcataacaacagacaactacccggattttcatccgataaagggtcggccttggtgccttaaaccctattgatatagtgaggataactcacctcgaaattgccgactgaacagataacccaagctgctccgatcactgatacgatctccaccactggacagccaccaatgcactaaactcaaaacaataatcagcaattaccaaaatacccctggaaaccattggataacccttggtcaaagacaaggtcaaagtcaacccctgactgaccctactcgccgagtcaacccgatgactcgccgagttcccatactcagaacttcactcaatccgcgacctaactcgccgagtcaccccgtgactcgccgagtccaacaactttgagtccactcgcacacaactcatcgagtcaaccCTTGattcaccgattctcgactcaaccaggaaatattgggactcttcgacaagactcgccgagtccaagaacagactcgtcaagtctaaggctatcatcaacctactcgtcgagttgttcatacaactcgccgagtttcaggccatcttcatcggacgcgctgagttgttcttccaactcgtcgagtcccagctcatcttcaagcaactcgtcgagtacacccatgtgactcgccgagtaccaccggtctgaatccatacagaagcattccagaccatgcaattgatccaaaacatagatctagcctcctacaactcatccatcacgtaaagtggcaaactttacgagaatcccaagagatctatgcattttgcacattagggctaaggtttgggacaagatagcttcatccaacactcaacacagggactttcctgcattccaactcttctccattccagatctgaggtagcaacctcagatctaacctctagactccaatataacccaagataagcttccctcaaaccccaaaatgaagaaacaagataACAACAGCCTAAGaatgagatattacctcaaaagaacgccccaatctgcaaggaaactcgaatccaagcaaagccccttgctccacactttcaaactcccaaactttcttcaacaaatacttctccaagctccaatccactcaacaatggggtttctccacgactttagggtttctgggactcaagggtgataaagaggctgtgaaggaaacataatgttctttatatagggctcaaccccgagaattagggttttctccactcagcgcctactcgccgagtccatctcactgactcgccgagtcggctacttaacacgcgaccaagtcgcaactctactcgccgagtccacccgtggactcgccgagtcgctctttcccaaacttactcttttagcccttcagctctactcttgatatttcgggatgttacactcgattaggtcccgattaatctccgattaatccctaggtgctactcgaccgattagagggcgcctagcgattaatccctgCATACACAATGAGTGAATCAATATAACTTGAAGAAaatttaacactttgaagaagttatatctcaatagaaactatttaaGGTATGATTAGTCTTTTATTAATCAtcttaacctattttgttatgatattagtggtatttatgaacttttatatgatattactcatatttatttttttaaaattcaacaaattaacagttaatggtccccgattaatcttcgcctagccgattaatcccttaaccccagTCTACCGACTAGGTAACGTCAaatgatttttacaaccttgactgtaagcacaaagcttagtgagcttccccaaaataccacatacaataaacatatacatataaatcatGTGGCTGTGTCAGGTCCGTATTAACCCTATATGATAGCATGTAATTTTgtcgggtccgtatcaacccaTATGCCAACATGTAGCTTGGTCGGGTCTGTATCAACCATCGAGTCCCTAATGAATCTAATCCCATATTGGCTCTATATATATCATTCAATCATATCAAACATAGTCACACAACCACATACATCCAACACATATAGATCAGGgggtcggcattggtgtcttcgacccactagtatggtaagaagactcacctccaaAAGTAGATAACTGAACCGCACACTTGAGCTGCTGCTAACATGGCTCCTTACACTAATCATATTCCAaaaataaccctaattaataattacaaTTCTAACCCATAATGAAGAGTCCAAATATTCCAATATCCTAAATAAAAGCAAAAAGGTCATTTTACCCTTTCCATTCATAGCGCAACTTAATAAGCCAAACTCCTAATGGCCCAAGACCCAAAAGAACAACCCCAAACGTTGAATctaagcagtacgccccgcgtacaagcgTCTGATACAGAAGGGAAAACGGGGTCAAGGTGCGGTACGCGCAACATACTTCCATTTACGTCAAGCATACGCACCATGGTTCAAAACCTTTTATTAAGGTCTTAATTCCTTAATACCTAATGTCtgaaattcatatctaagctcaATAAGACATCTAAGGCCATAAAGTGTCaacctttatgactttgcatggctacaaGGAGCCCAACATCAAAAACCTAACTCATTCAACCATTTACAActccataactcttgcatggaagaaaACCAAGAaccaagcttgcatttttatgacatAAAATACCCTAAAACGTCTAAAAGGACAAATTAAATGCTTTGGAGTATTCCATACTCACAAAGATCTAGGTTTTGAGACAAAAGAGTGGAAATCTAAGCTTAACCAAGATCTAAAGAGACATGCATCaaggttggagctttatacctccaaaatgtGCACAATGAAGAGAAAATGTTGGATCCAAGGACTTGAGACAAAAACCACTTCTTTGATGATCTTCTTTTACAAACAAGAATACACAAAACGCACTAAAAATCTTCAAATCTCACTCCCAATGCTAGGGTTGTCAATCTTAGTTAAGAAATAGTTTAGTTACACAATCCTAAACATGGGTTGTTGGTTTTTTCTCAccaaggttttaattttatatcAATGACATTGTAATGGTAAAATAAACCACTAGATAATATGAAAATGCTACCTTAAAATGCAAAAAACAACAATGGGCTTTAGAAGTTCGATTCATTACGGTTCTAGAGCCGAAAAAGTAGAATTAGAACTTAACCGATATTTTCAGTTCCCATATTTCCTCATTTTCGGTTTTCATGTTTTCGGTTTAGTTTTGGGATCAAAATAATCCCTAAAGTCCTATTCGAGAGCATCACGTTCTGGTTTAAAAGAATCTCTGATATGTAATCAAAATCGCACTCTTTACTTATTTCCAAATTCGTGCAAGAAAGAAGATGAGGAATAGAATAAAAAGATACTCTTCAGCCACTCATGTGTAGTCGGTGTAACCTTATGTTAATTACAAATCAAAATCGTCATTCAAACATTTCTTCCATTTTTTTATAAGGGAGAAATTCTTTGATGAAAATCATAATTGTTTTGATGCAAGTGATGATGATTTCTGACCGGTTGTGAACAAGCTTCTTGTTGAGCTTGAAAATATTTTAGTGTTAGAAGGTATTAGGGTCGAAGGGAACAAAGACATACCTGGAAATATCCGAAGAAAATGAAGCAGAGGTGGTGAGAAGAAGGTAAATGTTGAGTTGTGAGCCGGAGAAGAAGAAGAGGTAAGGAGTATATGTGGGTTGCGTTAGGGTTTTGTTGGgactattattttattattataatagATAAATAAATTATCTTTTACATAAAAGGCACTAAAATTGTCATCTCATAAAGATTAACAGAAAAGTTAAATAAGTGTTATTTTTAGAAACCAAAATTACAAGAAACCCGTCTGaaataggggtgagcatttggaccggaccAGACCGGCTCTTAGACCGAACCGGTTACGGAGAATATTGTGGACCGTGGACCGGACCAGATGAGTTGTGTTCGGGTCTGTGTCTGTGTCCGGGTCCAGgttcgggttttccggttcttggACCCGTTTGGACAAGTAACGATTTAAcacaaacatacatatattgtcatctAAATCTAACATGTTTACCAACTAACATATATATAAAGTTTACCAACAAAAGTTAATAATTTTAAGTTCTTaacacaaacatacaaaagtaattaccataacatcaaaaatcatagtttaaactttaaaattaaTCCAACTAACAAACGTCATAATCTAATCTTCCATTGGCCTCCTCCCCATATCATTATCATCTAAATCTAACATATTTAAAGCTTATGCAATCTCTACataaaatgaaaatgttgttagcatttaataaaaaaaagtaataattgtataaaaaagAACAAGTATAAATTTTTTACCCAAAGATATATCATCATCcatcaagatgtcatcaatgttGTCAATTATTGGATTTGTAGACTTTTTCACTCAATCTtgggtgcataacaaagcttcaacATCAACGTCGATAAACTAGTCTGATACTCAGTTACAACTCTACCACATGTGCTAAACGCGGACTCGGACGCCACACTTGAGATTTGTATCGTCAATATATCTAACAACAAAAGAATTAAATTCTAACGACATTAATTTATAAAGACACTATGTAAGACTAAAAAAAGTAATCACCTTTCGTCATCTAAGCAACTGTCGGGAACCTAATCACGTTTACTCTCCACCAACCgagaattaaaaaatattttttataatttactaTATTCTCTTTCAAATAGGTTCGTAACTTGTTATTCATTGGATCCGATACTCTATCAACATCcctttcatatgatttatctgtTAGAAGatacataaaattaaaattacagtctaaaaaaattgttgaaaaactgaaatatttcagctttgatatatTCTAACTTTGATtgattgtaactcattgaatataatatcaaaaacaacaaaattatagtctaaaatcatctacaaactctaaattataagttgaaaaaaaaaactacatgtTAATCCGACtaaaaacgaatgagatatgtttgtttaaacaattttacagaatacaaaattttaatttattgctgaaaagctgaaatatttcagttttgatatcccaactttgaTTGATTGTAAATGGttgaatataacaccaaaaacaataaaattatAGTTTAAAGTCATCTACAAATTCTAAATTACACGTTGAAAAAAACCGCatatcaatccgacttaaaacaaaTGAGACATGTTTGTtcaaaaatttaactttttttataaaaaaacgaGTCCAACTGGTATTTACCCTGAACCaaccgaaccggaccggaccgcCCTCAAATCCTAGAACCGAAAACCAGTCCGGGGTCCAAAAGAACGGTTTCAGTCCGGTCCACATGTCCAAATGCTTACGCCTAGTCTGAAGTGattaaatttacattttaaaaaacataaggTCCAAAATCACATAAAACCACAAATCCCTGGACCAAATTTGTATTTTTCTCTAGAAATAATCGTATCATATTGAAATAACTTTGTTAGGCGGGGACGGAAATATTGATCGAAGGGTTGGGCCTTTGGGGCATGAACGTTTGACTTTTGCTCAAAATTCCCCCTTTTGACCGGTTTCTCAACAAACAGGGGATAAAAGCTGTGATTCTTTCTTGGGGAAGAAAATAAAAAGAGAATTTAACCGCAACTAAGGTCCTTTTTTCTACAAAAATCCTTTAATTGACCTCGAATCACTGGTACGTTTTCTTTAATTCCTAACCCTGCCTTTTGAAAGATTCTTTTGTTCAATTTCGTACCGTTTGTTTGTAATCTGCTCTTCAATTTCTTGGTTTTGAATTTCATTATCGCATCATGTGGATTTCATTCTGATACGGAATTGGTATATGAACTGATCGTTGGATTCTTGTTTTTATTCTTTATGATGTTGGTGAAATTTCGTTTGAGTCTTACGATTTTAGGTTATTCATCGATTGTTAATTTATCATCGATTTCCTGTAATCCTAACAAAATTGATGCGATATTGAAGATTTCGATGATGGATAAGTATAGTTTTAGTTCGATTTTTCTAGCTTCGTTGCTGAATATGATTAAATTGATGGCTTAAAATCGAAGCCGTGATGTTTGTTCAGCTGAATTCAAGTTGCGTGTGTCTGTGTTTTACCCTTTCATGAAATTTATCATCGAAGGAGAAGGTATAACATTCTATCCAGCTTACATATTGCAGGAATCGTGAAGGAGACTAAAGCATCTGTTCTTGATAACGCCAATTATGCGATTGTTTCCTCCCTAACTTTCACCAAACTAGAATGGCTGTAACTGTAACCCCCGAAGAACAGAACATAGACCATGCAACAGACAGTTTCCCCTTGCTCATCGAGAGCCGAGTACACCATGAAAATGAACATATAATCGATTTGGAAagaggtgatgatgatgatgatgatgatgcttctTCCTCATCAAACGCATCAACTAATTCTCTTTCTCATGGCTTATCAAACAGCCCTAGAGCTTCCACTTCTCAACTGATTCGATCATCATCCAGTGGTTCAACTTCAAATGGAGTTGGAAGGAGAGGAGAAGGGTTTGGGAGGCGAAGATGGAGCCCATTCGACACACTGCTATGGATTTCAATCGAATTAGTGTTCACTTTGGGGCAAATCATTGCATCCATTGTTGTCTTATGTATATCACAAAAGGAGAACCCACAGACTCCATTGTTTGCTTGGATTGTGGGGTATGCAGCTGGATGTTTTGCAAGTCTTCCATTTTTATACTGGCGATATCTCCATAGAAATCAATCTACTGAACCAGGGTCAAGTCAAGCTAGACAACCACCTTCTGAAGCTAACCATACACCAGAACCAAATTCTTATATCACAATCTCCTTTGCTCGTTCTTCAGAAGAGGAAACACGTCCACCCACATCTCCAGACACTTGGAATGGTCTTAATGTGGGGTCCAATGCCAGGTAATCATagccattttttttaatatatatatcatTAGTTAGCAATAAATGTGATTCAATTAATTGTTAACAGGCTTAGTATGCTTGTGGACCATTTCAAAATGGCTTTAGATTGCTTCTTTGCTGTATGGTTTGTAGTTGGAAATGTCTGGATATTTGGAGGACATTCATCCTCTGCTGATGCTCCCAATTTGTACAGGTACTTTAACACGAGTGAAAcaatgacgattttacccttgAGTAACAAATGAGTGGTGTTGTTTGTTTGATTAATTGCAGGCTATGTATAGTGTTTCTTACGTTTAGCTGTATTGGATACGCGATGCCTTTCATTTTATGTGGAATGATTTGTTGCTGTTTGCCTTGTATCATTTCAATCCTTGGTGTTCGTGAGGATATGAATCAAATGAGAGGAGCAAGTGAAGATTCCATCAGTGCTTTGCCAACACACAAATTTAAACTAAAGAAAaacacaaataataataataataatgaaatgATGAAAGATGATGATTCAGGTGTTGATGAAGGTGGGATTCTAGCAGCAGGAACTGAAAAAGAACGTGTCATTTCTGGGGAAGATGCTGTAAGTTCTTTAACTTATTAATCCACAGTATTGTTAcgagactaaatgaccattttacccttacatgtcaaaaaaaagtaaattttcaaaatattcgTATCAGTTTTAACATGAAAGGATTTGGGAGGAAAACATAAGGGCAAGTGATGTAGGTGGTTGTATAATGAAATGTGTGAAtgtgagtaaatgaccattttagccTTTTGTTTAATGGTTGAAAAATGGTGGATAGGTTTGTTGCATATGTCTGGCAAAATATGCGGATAATGATTTGTTGAGAGAGCTTCCTTGCACGCATTTCTTCCATATACAATGTGTAGACAAATGGCTGAAGATCAATGCATCTTGTCCATTATGCAAGTTTGAGATTGGGGGTAGTAACGACAATTCATCTACAGAAGACTCGAATCAGCAACAAGCATGAAAAATCAAAGGAATTTAACTAAACTTGAACGTTATGTTGTTGGTGTAATCAGATGAGATTCTTTTGAGTTGagttaaaatgttaaatatgaatgtctttttctctttttatttacTGTTTACCAAGTTAGGTATATGTACAGATGAATTGAATCGAACTAAATGTGTAATAAACGTACATTTTTCCAATGTGTCAAGTGTCAACTGTTGTATGCTACATACATTCATAGTTATCACAGGTGGGTCCCACATGCATTATGAGTTTGGACTCATGAACTTGTTGCATTAGCCTTTGGGTCTCCTTAGTCGATTTTGTGGTCTGATATCACACGGCATGTCATCACCATGACTCATGTCTGATGTTGCAATGGGTTGCGGTTATGCAAAGGTCTTCCATATCAGATGGGATTTGATTCCAAATGATATGGAATATATAAGGAAGGGTTAATGACCTAGGAAGGTAACGAACTTTGGTCTTCGTCCACATTTAAGTAATTATGTTTTTTTCGTTCACATTTGACTATTGAACTTGTTTGACCTGTTCAAAATAGGGTAATTTGTCTGGGATCAGTCTCCGATAGTCAATGAACAATTAGGTTAGGCTTAGTTTAACCCAGTTCAGTCCTGACTAGTCATGGGCTAGGCTGTGTTGCTAGGTCTTTAAAGCACATACAACCTAGCCCCTTAAGCATATACAACCTAACCCCTAACTAGTTGGCCCTAAACTGGTTAGCCCAAGACTTGACCGTTTCCTCATACATAAAGACCGGACAACCCAATTTCATGTCACATCAATGGATTTTATGACTACTTGCATTTAACATAAATAACCCAATATTACCAAAATGGGTATTGAACTTtggtttttgtccatatttagATAACCATGTTTTTTTCATACACATTTGACCATTAAATTTGTTTGACCTGTTCATAATAGGATAATGTTACCGCTAATTACCAATCATATTACCTTATTTTAAACAAGTCAAACAAGTTAAATGATCAAATGTGTACGAAAAAACATGATTACCTTAATATGAACAAAAACCAATGTTCGTTACCTTTCTAGAAAATAGGTTGAAACAAAATCGGAACGCTCAAGTTCTTTAAGAATATCTCAAAACTTCTATAACATTTATAAAAACACACCGCGTAGCTAAATTATTCAAAGACTGCCAACCTTTTTTATAAGATAAAGTTATGTCAATCTCATTTACCAATTTCCAAGATCTAAATAAAAATTAGATTATTTTAAGAGTAAAAGTTGTGTCAATCTCATTTTTGGTCCGCGATTAGGCCGAGAAATGTGCATACATGTGATCCTCCACCCTCCCCTTAtataagttttttaaaaaaaaaaaaaaaaaaaaatcattttccttttttttacacTTTCATTTTGCATCTACTGAAATTCTCTCAAGAAAATGGAACAAAGCAACAATTTACCACTTACAGTAAGTTTTTCCGTCTCTTGTACATTTTATACGCTTGATGTAATATTTTTACTTTATGTTGTATTATAATTGTAAAATTAACATTGAGATTAACCTGCAAAAATCTTGTTTCTCCGTCTTTTATACTATGTATTTTGTAGTTACTTTTATGTACTATACTTGCGAAAATGTTGTTTTTGCGGGTGTTCCGGTTAGTAATTTAAGGTTCTCGTTATTGTTATTGAGCTTTAGCAATTTATTTGTTAATGTAGCATGAGTATAATATTTAGTGAGCAGATGAATTCCAAAAAAAATAGTTGGCAAAGTTATAGAAGCCTATATC includes these proteins:
- the LOC111897899 gene encoding E3 ubiquitin-protein ligase At1g63170, whose amino-acid sequence is MAVTVTPEEQNIDHATDSFPLLIESRVHHENEHIIDLERGDDDDDDDASSSSNASTNSLSHGLSNSPRASTSQLIRSSSSGSTSNGVGRRGEGFGRRRWSPFDTLLWISIELVFTLGQIIASIVVLCISQKENPQTPLFAWIVGYAAGCFASLPFLYWRYLHRNQSTEPGSSQARQPPSEANHTPEPNSYITISFARSSEEETRPPTSPDTWNGLNVGSNARLSMLVDHFKMALDCFFAVWFVVGNVWIFGGHSSSADAPNLYRLCIVFLTFSCIGYAMPFILCGMICCCLPCIISILGVREDMNQMRGASEDSISALPTHKFKLKKNTNNNNNNEMMKDDDSGVDEGGILAAGTEKERVISGEDAVCCICLAKYADNDLLRELPCTHFFHIQCVDKWLKINASCPLCKFEIGGSNDNSSTEDSNQQQA